A region of Haliotis asinina isolate JCU_RB_2024 chromosome 7, JCU_Hal_asi_v2, whole genome shotgun sequence DNA encodes the following proteins:
- the LOC137291148 gene encoding ankyrin repeat domain-containing protein 50-like has protein sequence MATRGVRDAIRLAGMTRVVTNDRGMDIRTYLWNFLSRKAQRSVDFSLQRTEKVLRTIDMKLCRTECVQDPFIYAYCPRSSEEFNRSEVTGVHSVRPESQHSVTYKHCGSKVCSLPSQCVESGCRKVCVEDSLSCELNSASKTGDIRKVKEILSQGHVDIDCKERIGRTPVMWAAGEGHKEVVDLLVSRGANLSIRDGFGLTILHSACLGGDVDLVKNVISQNMLDINGRVHCGRTAVMMAAENRHRDVVKLLVDKGADVSVVDETGDNIIHCACMGGDVGVVKYILSKSMVDVDRRGSNKMTPIMVAKNYKHREVVDLLVSKWPDGSLKYYKHRSILQSACRKGNIDMVKFILSQNTVSINTGWKATITPIMIAAEMGHKEVVKLLVSSGADVSLADNKGDNILHYACQGGHTETVKYILSQNMSDINSRGFQKMSPLMRAALMGHREVMKLLASKGADVLQLDLGGDNILHYACRGGHIETVEYILSQNMLDINSRGCRKMTPVMSAGQEGHKEVVELLVENNADLSLVNNGNNNILHLVCQQGRLEMVRYVLSLNVLDINCRGEHNRTAVMLAEKYGHKDVVVILLAKGAEVP, from the exons atggccacgagaggggtacgagacgccatccggcttgccggaatgacacgagtagttacgaatgatcgAGGaatggacattcgcacatatctttggaactttttatctcgaaaag CACAAAGGAGTGTGGACTTCAGTTTACAGAGAACAGAAAAGGTTCTGAGAACTATTGACATGAAGTTATGCCGAACTGAATGTGTCCAAGATCCCTTCATATATGCCTACTGCCCTCGGTCAAGTGAGGAATTCAACAGAAGTGAGGTGACGGGAGTACACAGTGTCCGCCCTGAGAGTCAGCACAGT GTCACGTACAAACATTGTGGGTCCAAGGTCTGCAGTCTGCCTTCCCAGTGTGTGGAGAGTGGATGTAGAAAAGTATGTGTGGAAG ATTCTTTGTCTTGTGAACTAAACAGCGCCTCCAAGACCGGGGACATCCGAAAAGTAAAGGAGATCTTGTCCCaaggacatgtggacattgaCTGTAAGGAACGGATTGGAAGAACACCCGTGATGTGGGCAGCTGGCGAGGGACATAAAGAAGTGGTTGACTTACTTGTGAGTAGAGGAGCTAACTTGTCAATCAGAGATGGATTCGGTCTAACCATCCTTCACTCAGCTTGCCTGGGAGGCGATGTAGACTTGGTGAAGAATGTCATCTCTCAGAACATGCTGGACATCAATGGCAGAGTACATTGCGGGAGAACAGccgtgatgatggcagcagagAACAGACACAGAGACGTGGTCAAGTTGCTTGTGGACAAAGGGGCTGACGTGTCAGTTGTAGATGAAACAGGAGACAATATCATTCACTGTGCCTGTATGGGAGGAGATGTGGGGGTAGTGAAATATATCCTCTCCAAAAGCATGGTCGATGTCGACAGAAGAGGATCAAATAagatgacaccaatcatggtgGCAAAGAATTACAAACACAGAGAAGTGGTGGACTTACTCGTGAGTAAATGGCCTGATGGATCACTAAAATATTACAAGCATAGAAGCATACTCCAGTCTGCTTGTCGGAAAGGAAACATCGACATGGTGAAGTTTATCCTCTCTCAGAATACTGTGAGCATCAACACTGGATGGAAGGCAACGATTACACCAATAATGATTGCAGCTGAAATGGGACATAAAGAAGTGGTAAAGCTACTCGTGAGTAGCGGAGCTGATGTGTCATTAGCGGATAATAAaggtgacaacatccttcactatGCCTGCCAAGGTGGACACACTGAGACTGTGAAATATATCCTCTCACAGAACATGTCGGACATTAACAGTAGAGGGTTTCAGAAGATGAGCCCGTTAATGAGGGCTGCTTTAATGGGGCATAGGGAAGTGATGAAATTGCTCGCCAGTAAAGGAGCTGATGTGTTACAACTGGATCTAGGGggagacaacatccttcactatGCCTGCCGAGGTGGACATATTGAGACGGTGGAATATATCCTCTCACAGAACATGTTGGACATTAACAGTAGAGGATGTAGAAAGATGACCCCAGTGATGTCAGCAGGACAAGAGGGACACAAAGAAGTGGTAGAGTTACTCGTAGAGAATAACGCCGATTTGTCACTAGTGAATAATGGCAataacaacatccttcacttggTCTGTCAGCAGGGACGTTTGGAGATGGTGAGGTATGTCCTCTCACTGAATGTATTAGACATCAACTGTAGAGGAGAGCACAATAGGACAGCAGTAATGCTGGCAGAAAAATACGGACATAAAGACGTGGTAGTGATACTCTTAGCTAAAGGAGCTGAAGTACCTTAG